A part of Acidiferrobacteraceae bacterium genomic DNA contains:
- a CDS encoding DUF3106 domain-containing protein has translation MKNRRGMLLAVLCIANLLAAASPAWAMEWKDLSARDQKLLRPLQQKWDSLPPARQERLRRGAERWQTLTPEQRQRVRQRLQRWRKLTPEQRQAIRERFQRFRQLPPDVQERIRQERERFRSLPPEERERLRQRWRNMTPEQRRRWRARHLQRIRAYRRSR, from the coding sequence ATGAAAAATAGACGCGGAATGCTTCTGGCCGTGCTCTGCATCGCAAACCTGTTGGCGGCGGCCTCTCCGGCCTGGGCGATGGAATGGAAAGATCTGTCCGCGCGGGACCAGAAGCTTTTGCGCCCACTGCAGCAGAAATGGGACTCCCTGCCGCCGGCCCGTCAGGAGCGCCTGCGTCGTGGGGCCGAGCGCTGGCAAACCCTCACCCCGGAACAGCGGCAACGTGTGCGGCAACGCCTCCAACGCTGGCGTAAACTAACCCCGGAACAGCGGCAGGCAATTCGAGAGCGTTTCCAGCGCTTTCGCCAACTTCCGCCGGACGTGCAGGAGCGGATCCGTCAGGAGCGGGAGCGGTTCCGGTCCCTGCCACCCGAGGAAAGGGAACGCCTGCGGCAGCGTTGGCGAAACATGACCCCGGAGCAGCGTCGCCGCTGGCGTGCGCGTCATCTACAGCGCATTCGCGCCTATCGGAGATCCCGGTAG